The window TAATGTAACTATCATTGTTGAGCTTGTTACCCCCATTGCCCTTGAGAAGGAACTCCGTTTTGCTATCAGGGAAGGTGGAAAGACTGTCGGAGCCGGTGTTGTCACTGAGATTATAGAGTAGAGGGGAAAAAAAATGAGGCAGAGAATCAGGATATGCCTGAAGGCCTTTGATCATGGATTACTTGATCAATCGGTAAAAGAAATAGTGGATGCAGCGAAAAAAACTGGAGCGCAGGTTGTTGGACCTGTTCCGTTGCCAACAAGAATACAAAAATTTTGTGTATTACGTTCCCCGCACATTGATAAAAAATCGAGGGAGCAGTTTGAAGTAAGAACGCACAAGAGATTGATAGATATTGTTGATCCGACACAACAGACAGTTGATGCCTTGATGAAATTAGAACTTGCAGCAGGCGTCGATGTGGAAATAAAGTCCTGAGGAGTTTATGATGGCAACGGCAGATTTACTTGATATAAAAGGCGATAAAATAGGTGAAGTTGAGATAAAGGATGAAGTGTTTAATGTCGAGGTTAAACCCTATCTTATGCATGATGTAGTAAAAATGCAGCTTGCAGGGAGAAGAAGAGGGACGGCATCGACAAAAACACGAAAGGATGTAAAGGGAAGCGGAAAGAAACTTTATAAGCAGAAAGGCACTGGAAGAGCAAGACAGGGGAATATAAGAGCGCCTATTCAAGTAGGTGGTGGTGTTGTATTCGGACCACATCAAAGAGATTACAGTTATTCTGTACCTAAAAAAGTAAGACGAAGTGCGCTAAGATCTGCTTTAACAGTAAGATATACAGAGTCAAAAATGACAATACTTGACAAACTTGTATTGGAGAATTTCAGTACAAAGACATTTAAAGGCATAGTAGATATACTGAAACTTACTAAACCACTTTTTATTATTGATAAAAAAGATGAAATTATAGAAAA is drawn from Pseudomonadota bacterium and contains these coding sequences:
- the rpsJ gene encoding 30S ribosomal protein S10; translation: MRQRIRICLKAFDHGLLDQSVKEIVDAAKKTGAQVVGPVPLPTRIQKFCVLRSPHIDKKSREQFEVRTHKRLIDIVDPTQQTVDALMKLELAAGVDVEIKS
- the rplD gene encoding 50S ribosomal protein L4, giving the protein MATADLLDIKGDKIGEVEIKDEVFNVEVKPYLMHDVVKMQLAGRRRGTASTKTRKDVKGSGKKLYKQKGTGRARQGNIRAPIQVGGGVVFGPHQRDYSYSVPKKVRRSALRSALTVRYTESKMTILDKLVLENFSTKTFKGIVDILKLTKPLFIIDKKDEIIEKSARNIPFVKVLRTDGLNVYDVIKYEQLVFTLDALRKVEEVLVQ
- a CDS encoding elongation factor Tu, whose product is NVTIIVELVTPIALEKELRFAIREGGKTVGAGVVTEIIE